TTTTATTAGTTGCAGTCGTATGTTGAATACTGAAGTATTCTGGTAGTTTAGTTCAACTCTTGATTGTTTGGGGGGAAATCAAGTATCACGTCATCATGTTGGCACATTCAGAAAGATTATTTGCCTGCAGAAATTGAATTACTTGCATACTTGAGTTATCCTGAACTTAAACATTgatacatatacagtacttaTGGATGAGAGGTAAGTTTATCGTGCATGGAGGGAACTAATAACATATTATCCAAAAACAATTGAACACTTGAGAGGTACAGTGTGCAGGTTTTGTATGAAACTTAAGTGTGATATGGCAGAAAAGGCTGATTCATAAACAAGGACTTACTATTAATGTAAACCTCATTTATAACATATTAATAGTTGGAAAATACTGTCATGATTTATCTTTACaatcaaatattaataacattttattgataatTCAATGTATTTATGATTGGTGATTTACCAGGAATTGTGGAATGATCATCTCCcacagaaaatatatacagtatatatgcagTTTGTTTCACCTCTCCAAAAATACGTTGGGGTTTTTTGACCATCTGCTTCTACCATCCAGCAGGCTGTGGAATGCCTACATTTCAGTTCAGAGGCTGTGACTGGTGGAGAGACAGCAACGGTTTTATCCCCACAGCCAAAAAGGGGCCACCGGCGGCCGATAAACCAGTGTCCTCCCCCGGGAgccacacaaataaataaagaggactttttttctcttcagttgCTGGGAGGACTGTCTGAGAACTATTAGAAAAAGACTTTTACCATTCACTctgtcatacatacatatatacatattacataGGCTGCATTTACACCTCATTGCTGTGTAGGCAAGAAAGATTTGTGACTGTTTAAGTGATCAGAGAAATCTCATTAGTGCCACAAATCATTTTTCGTATGAATCCATGCTGCGTAAAGGTTACAGCATTATGGAGGGTTTGCACAGTATTTCTTTCTTAAAAGAAACGTTTTAATTTGTCTTCAGTTGGGTGAGGTTATATATCTTTGGTCAACAAAGTGGGTGTTAAATAGTTGATTATAGGTGAGACAGCATTGACTTCATATGACATCATGTCATAAATCTGAACATTGTAGTGTAGAGAACCATATTAGAACATATACTTTCTATATGAAGTCCATCTTTACAGTTTACAGGTGCTCTCCTCTGCTTATCATGTAATCCACAATAACCATTACTGGTAAAAACTGCTccccttaaaacaaaaaataggaTGGATTCTTTATATAAAATGTTGTGGTTAAAATCCATTAAGTTTTTTGTCAGTTCCTCGGTTTGCTACgggtctctctctcaccccgcCAACGCTCTGTTTATCCAGTGAGTGGATTCCTGTCCTCCACTATTCTTATGTATTCCTTTCTCCTAACAGCTGTCTCCAAATGAGCCAACAGAAATGTTCCTTCTTCAGTTTCCGTCCTTGGCAATCAAAACAATTGTCTGTTTTAAGCCAGGGTCAGGCCGGTTCACTCCCCTGGCTGGCCCAGGAACAGAGTGCAAGCAGCGTGCATTGAGTCTGGCCCAACATGGAGCTGAGGGACCGTGGTAGAGACTGCTAGCTGCGGCCCCGATGAATCGACTGTCTGTGGGTCACTCGTGAACATGAAGCACAGCATGTTGTCTTGTAGTAATCATACACGCACAGGCGAGCCTGGACCACCACGTTGCAGTTAAAGTATTTATCTCTGCAGTTCtcatctgaaacacaaagaaaagttgATCTTATTTTTCTAAGCTCAacaataaaatagataaattaaCCTGATAATTAGCAGTATATAGTACTAGGCTTAGCAGGGGGATGGGAGAGACTCCCCAGTACTGCTTGAATGTCTACTGTTGACTAAAGTTTGGGGTTCAGTGGCTTTCTCAAGGCACAATTTCCATTTCAAGCATTCAGAGCTGGCACAGAACATTAGTCATCTCTGCCTCATGCCAGGAGTTCCCCAGCTGGACATTACAGTCACAACAAAGTACCTTGCGTTCATAAGGATGCTAAAATCATTAGGAAAAGTCAGTAATATTCCAAAAGGGATGTTAGGGGATGACTGACCTATGTGAGGTATGCAGGGCTCTGGGTTGCagtcctctttgtctgcagGTTTCAGCTGCTCATCACAGCCCTCGCTGGACATCATGTCGTCAGACAGGCAGCGCACCTCACGCACACGGAAACCTCCCTCACATGTTTTTGAACACTGAAATGATAAGTCAGGTTAATAAAAATCTATCTGAAAGTTGGTCTAACTGCTGACACTTTTGctaaaaacattataaaacaacaaccataacataataataaaataaatatagtgaAATTTTATTGCCAGTTAGAATGATTACATTTTTTGgttgctttttttcctgttcttctGCCTTGTTGGTGAGAGTAATAAGGCCTTGCTTATCTACCAGCAAAAAGGGGAGAGGGTTTCATATCTTACTCACAGCACTCCAGTCAGTGTGGTACCACTTTGCTCCACAGGCTTTGAGGTTGCAGCTCTGCTGGCTAAGTGGCCGATCCAGAGAGGAGCATTCATACGGCGGCATGACCGTGAATCCTTCATCTGACTTTACCAGACACACCACTGACCTCTGCTGGCTGCCTGGGCCACACTCTGCAGAGCACTGGGTCACATACAGTGGCATAGACCATATGGATTCAATTACACATTGCATAAATTGAGACAGGGCAACAAATCCTGAtaagtaaatgtaaaattacTGTAAAATCCTATATATTTAGCTACTCCAGAAAACATCCCCTAAAGCCTAGCATGACCTTCTGTCATCCTCATACCTGGCTCCAGGGGCCTGTGAACCACTCGATGCGATTCTCACATGGGCCGTTGTTGCAGACCTGAGAGTCTGCAGGCCGCTCGCTGCCACAGCCCTCCAGAGGAAGGCTGCTGATGTGGTTGGTCAAGCAGAGGACTCCCCGAGTTCGTACACCCATCCCACATTCAGCTGAGCACTGAGTAAACAAGTGGAACACACGCATGTCAAGTTCAATTTACAGTACACATACTATGAGGGCAAAATACATTCCTGGGATTAAATTTTGCCTACTTTTGAATAACCGATATTTCCACTAACTTTGTGGCTTTTCATTCCCCTCTTTGTATCCTATTGTGTTTTCATAATGCTGTACAATTAAGTGATTCGTTCTGGCAGTATGAACTTTTCTCTTGTCTACCACAGTcatctagtctagtctagtcatGCTGGATGCATGAAGACCCATACAATGACTACCACTGTtattagaaatgaatgaaagttaCTATGCCTCCCATGGACTCTAACATTTACCCTATTTCCCCACTCGGTGTAGAACCAGCTCTTGGCACAGGCTCCCATGTCACAGTTCTCTACATCGATGGGCCGCAGATTCATGTTGCACTCCTCATCAGGAACAAAGTCGCCCACGTTGCTGACACAGCGTACCTCTCGTGACTTCTGACCCAGCCCACATGGCACCGAGCACTATGGAGACACAGGCCACATGATTTATACTGTACTGTGGAGGTAAGCACTGCTGGAGAGACTGGATTGATTCTTTATGGTTTTTAATGAGGTTTATTTAGTGCACTAATTTACTCTACAAGAACTCggattctgtttgtgtttttcctagGTGGGCTGCTTCCTTCCAGTGATTTGGAGAATTAATGTATATCTTCTGTATGTCCTCCTGAGCCTATAGGATAAATACAGTGTGTATAAAGTACCTACATATTAACTCAGTGCCTGAATGCTCACTCTGTTAACAGATTTCATTAACTTTAAAGGAGCAGTTTGATATTCTGGGGAATATGCTTTCTCTTCCTTACCGAGAGATTACAAGATCAATCTCACAtatgtccattaaatatgaagcaagAGCCAGGAGATGGTCAGTTAAGCACAATACAAACAACAGGTTATATCTAAATGAATCGTTGAAATAGTTTAAACTTACCAATTTTTTGTCCACTTGGGAGCAGCAAAACAAGCAATTGACATGTCTTCACCTTTTAAGTTGAATAAAATATCGATTATAGCCGttttaatctgtacaaacaccaaaatataataatgacaaGTTGTCTACAGGGTTTATGTGCTAGAATATTTCTTGACCCAGTGCAGTGATGACAAGAAACTAACCAATCAAGATGCTAACCATCCCCtgactgcagcttcatatttaacaccAAATACAGCACTATGTTTCCAAAGCTGTATGTCATTAAAGATGATGTATGCTAATTAtagagacaggtcagagaggtgcaATGCAGTCACATTGTGACTGTCAGCTGTCACTCACAGAGGTCCACTCAGAGCGGATCTGCCACTCACTGCAGATCTTCAGCTGGCAGGTACTGGCAATTTCGGGCCGCTCAAGGTCTCGACAGCGGCTTGTGTGGACGTTGAGGGTGCGGTTGGCGTAAATCTGGCGACACAGGACCTGCCGGTGCTGCATGCCCAGGCCGCATGTCTTGCTGCATTCGGACCACTCTCCAATATCCCAGCTGCTCAGGGGAAATTCATAAAAGCTTGGTGTTAGGGAGGTATCCTTGACAGTGTATAttacatacattcatatatgtactctgtattatttattattacttattattatttagttggTTATATTGTGATTTGTTCATATGAATATATGTTTTGACCACCTATGAGGCTGTAAAAGGTTCTACCTACAAATCTTTTCAGCTCAAACTTCCAAGgagatgaacagaaaacagatgttAACATACATGGCAGACTGCACACTGCTTCTGTGAGAAGTCTAAGACAACATTTTCTTGGGTCAAACTCAGtcctctcagccaatcacagagcacccagcatttctgctgcttttcaaACTTATAAAGGCAGATGATACTAGTGatcttaaaatgtgacaataatTTGAGAATACACCACTCTGATTACATCTCAGCTTATATGACTGAATACTGCTCATTGTCAAGAGACTGAAACTGAGCTGCATCCAGATAAAATCAAATTCCAGATCTGGGTAGTATATAtgacgttttttttatttgtttatagtCAACATTATATAAAATTAGTGTGTATACTATTTAGTGATCTTTTGTTTTGAGTGGAAACACTTAAATTTAGGAAGAAATTAACAGATCATCTTGACGAAAATGACAACGGGGAAGAATCTCCACCACTTCTTTCGGATGTCTGTAAAGCTGTGCTCAGGGGAAAAATATTGTACAttgctttaattaaaataaataaataaataaaacacaggaaagCAAAAATTAAgttacaaacagaaataaaacaataagaagAGTTCCTAAAATGGGACTTGGATCACATGAGTTTTAACATCCCTGATACTCAACAAAGTTGTATGACCTAATTTCAGCCAATTAAGTCAGAAAATACGCAAGGATATAAAAAGGTGAAATTTAATTCCAATATTGAGTTTTGAGTCATGAATTGAATCAGTAAAAAGAACATCTTGCTGAGAATACTTCATCTATTTCCAgttgaaataaatgataaacaacTAAACATGGGAAACATTAGTGGGAAAGAATCAGTGGGATTTCAATCCagttgaggttttttttttttagattactAGGCAAGAAGGAAAGAAATCAAAGACAGCATGTCAGGGTAGATTACAATTCAGGCAAATTAGAAACTTTACTAttagaaacataaatataacaaataataaatggatTCATTTGAGTTTGAAAACATGGCTAAGCATTGCATAAAAGTTTGCTTGCTCAGAGAAATAAAGACTCTGAAATGGTGCTCACATTACTTTATCttgaataaatgaaactttAGCTATAAGAGAGGCTAATCGAGGCCTCTCTTCATGTTGTACCCTTTCTAACCGGGGGTCAGTGAGCAGTTTTGGGGCATTGAAGAGACACTGAAGGGGCATATATTGCTTCAACagcagcaacttttttttttatttcttcacacaTTAACAGATCTATACCAAAGAGCCAAAGAGTGTTTGAAAATGACCTGTTATTACAGCCAACAGGGTGGACACAGGGCTTAGAATAATCTCAAGACTGTATAAGAGATTATTTAAGGAGTTTAAATAACAACAGCACctacattaaacaaaaatggGCAAGAAACTTACTGCATTACTGAGGAAGTCTGAACAAGTATTGTGAATTCCATTGGAAGATAAGATATCAAGCTCAAACTCTTAAAGAGCATTTGGCTTATCTGATATTTCATTACACCACTGACAGCAGTCTCATAACTCCCAGGTTCTCTGGAATTATGGGACTATGTGGTTCCCAGGAAGAAAACCATTATCACTTGTAAGATCTACACTGAATTACTGACAATATTTGGCAGGAAAACTGCTTTCAAATGGGATAAAGTACTCTTTGGGTTTCTACATTTAACAtctacaaatcaaatcaaaacaaagcacCTGTTTGGTATTAAAGTGCAGTTTATAGAAGAATGATATGATATTATTTATGAAATCTtggtaattaaaaaaatcacattgtcTGTGAGACTACAGAAAACTATAGTTGAGGAGATTTGGGAAAACTAGAAAATGTTTAGTGGCCTTTAACGCCCTtcttttgtttaacttttttgcaatttctttttcttcttcagtctttgtgttaAATGGAAACGCCCGATGTTGGAAAAATGGATCAGTGTTTAATATTATCAAACAGTGTTGTTAAAATGTGACTCTAAATAAAATGGTATTTGAGGACAGAAAAGTGTGGTCTCTCACAAGGCTGGGCATGGCTGCAGGTTGCAGGCTTCTTCCTGTGGAGTTGGTCTGCTGCTGCTATCACACAAAGCATCTGATACTTGGACATGATTCAGCCGGGAGACACAGTGAAAGATGGAGTATCTGAatcctaaaaaacacacaaatcagatATTTAATTAAAGCACTGAACCctatttgaaatataaaaaaaggttgtgtgtgtgtatccaacTAACACACAACCATGTCTGGCTGATTTTTGGTGATAATGTAAAAACTAAAGTTTCTTTGGCTTCAATTGCAAGTCACTCTGTATGTCTGCAACTGAAAACCTCAAATAGTTTGCCTGACCTTTACCACAGGAAGCGCTGCACTCTGTAGCGCCAGCCAGTTTCCAGTTGTACTCTCTCACGCGTCTGGGTGGCTGGACGACAGGCACCTGATTGTCAGGGAGACGAGGAGGGTCCCTCCCCGCACCTGCTGGATTGAAGTTTTCCTGGTGATTGTTGCTGTGATGGTCGTATCCACCCTGCCCATTCACAGTGTTCCCTAAGACATTGACACCAGAGTTTAGACATACTATGAAATGTAACAATAGGTTAGAGTCAGTGTTAAATTGACTGCTTGATGCCGATGGTTAAAAAACAGTTAGGGGGGTACAAAGAAGGTCTCGTTTACCTTCTGTTCCGTGGTTTGGTTGCTGAGGGCTGACTGGATTTTCAAAGGGCACAATGTACTCATAGTGAACACCAGGATTTGGCTGCTGGAAGATCATCTGAGGCAAAGTAGATGAAACTAAGTAATCATAAAATAATACTCTCGACACTTCAGATATTCAAAGAATGTTCTTCTAAAATGTGATACCTGCTCTGAAAGGTGATCATACAATGACAACCCTTTGTTTCTCTGAGAACGAGAGACACTACTGTACAAATCTAGAGGTCTCATTTGATTTGTTACGTACATAAACATCCAGGACCTCATTGGTGGGCCCTTCAGCGAGAAAGGACTCCCCTGCTGTGCTCCTGATTTCATTGGGTCGCCGGTAGGTGAACATGGTCCCTCCTCCCTCGTACTTCCCTGGTCGGTCAATGGCCCAGTTTCCATTAATGATGGATCGGCCTGATCGGCTTCGGAGAgctgggagagacagagagaaccGCACAATCACCACTGGCAGCCCTGAGCCCCAAACGAAAAGGAAAATACTGCCACAACCTCTTCCacataattattgttttatataaaaccATTTAGGCATAATGAGAACTGTAGTATACTGACACTGACTTCCTCCACCCAAAAAAGTAATTATACTTAACGGAATAAATGCTCTCACGTGCACTTTCAAAGCAATGTCCTTTATAAACGTGACAATCTGTTTGTGCTGGCAAATCTTTCATGCAAATCCTGTAACAAAATCTCCCAAGATGTTTTCCACTGATTTCATGGATTAAGTACAAGAGGCCATTAGAAAAGCATTAGAAGCGTAACATTAGACAGGCTTGTAAAAGAGTGTTTGGACAACTAAAAGCACATTAGAGATGCACAGTGTAGAACAGAGGCCTATTGAGGAAAAATCAGGGACATGGTGAGGATACAGGTGACTCCTGATAGACTCCTGCAGTTGTCTCATATTCTCGTTTGCATTGTACAACCTAATTATTGGTAAAAATGTCACCACCAGGAATGTACAACTTCATTTGGACTCCTGTATAATTATATAGGATGTTTTACAGTTTCTTACATTGTGAAGGCCATTGTCCacctttccttttttgttgtcTAAAATGATCCCACAGGAACATAATCCATGTGTAACACTAAGTTACTGAATCTTGCAGAACGATCACATAAatctgtgtacctgtgtgtataaaaatggtcagtaaaaaaaaaaaaacagagcataCTTGGCATCCAAGTAGTTGGGATCTGAAAGGTCCTTACACTGTTCCTAGTTACAGATTGGTGAAATTCCTTACCTTAATTAAAAAGGATGGTGAGGCTTTAGGGGTAAGATCCTCTAATGAAAGCATGTTTATGCACTTTCCTCAAGGGAAGTGACCGTGGGGGTGAAATCAGGGCTGTTTCCCTCTTCCTCCGAACCTACTGCTGAGTTGGGGCATGGCTCTCATTAAACAATGTCTGGCATTCCAATAGTCACTTCTGAAAATAACCCACTACTGTGTCCCCACTCTTGCACCTCTATAAAGTCGCCAATTATTTGTGTAGTGCGCTTCACGCAAAGGCTCCAATGAAAGGCGGCACCGCAGTGGTGGGTGGTAATATATGCTGCACGCTGGAATAATCCTGAAAAAGTGACACCACCCCCTGGTTGATCTGCCTCTTCAGACAAATCTAATTATTTTTacaagcagctgctgtttgcacAGCTGGAACTAGTAGAGTTGTCAAATGTCAATGTATCCAGTAACAAACATTTCTTACATTgatcatttaattatttcaacaATGCCCCTTTATGAACTTTTTGCTCGACGTGTGTCACACTTTTAATCTGTAACgtaatactgtatgttgtggATGGAGATTTCCATTTCTTCTGCATGTGTTTTGAGTGAAGGCAGAGCTAATGTAACCCTGGGTGGAGGTAGCTAAATTAACTGCGACAGAACACAAGTACTCTAGAAAACACTGCGAGGCCTGTATGAAATATTGTTGAGTTGAAATATAATAGTACCCACGATTTACCAGCTAAGAATAGAAAATAGAAGTGGGATATCCATCAATACCACTGCCTCAAAGACTTCTCCACATGCAGACATTTCTGGCATTCAGCTTTTTGGACTGTACCTTGCTTTTGACTAAAAACTCTTCAAGAATGCAATTTCAAGCATCACTTGCTGCTCAGACTGTTGAACAACAAAAAACCCTGTTCTCAGGCAAACTAATAGATGCCAACACAGTATTATTATAGCATGATTTTATCACACTAACATCCTGCTAAGGAACTATCTCTGTTGGATTTTCTCCAAGTGTATATCATTCAGCCAACTCACGTGGATTGAATTATTATGTGAATGCAAAATATGTGCAGCACTGATATTTGGCATCTAAGCTCTAACCTCACCCCATCCCAACCTGTAAGCAGATGCTGGGGTGGATGTGGGGCTTTTGAAATGCTGTATGAACGGCAGAAGCAGCGGCAGAATATATAGCAAGTGGTGACATAGCTTTCAGGAGAGCGATGAGGCAGCAGGCATGACAGCAAAAGAGTGAGAGCTGACATTTTAAGTACCAACATAATGCAAAGGATTTTTTCATCCGAACAAAGCAAACCAGTCCTGAGCAAGAACACAGAGCTGCTTTAATTAGCTCAAGTGTTGTGaaactacaaacatgttttcaaaaagTGTCTCTTTCCTACCTAGATAGTTTCTGCTCTTCACCATTTCTGTGACGTTGATCTTGGTGGCTCCCTCCGGGATCTCCAATATCTTGTGGTAGCCAATCTTGgttaaactgtgtttaaacaCTCCGGAGACCAGCCTGCAGGTTGTGTTGTcgcctccacacacaccacacttgTCCATCACCTTTCCTGATCCAAGATAGTCATCGCAGCCTAAACTCTGtgggacagaggagaaaaaggttTAAGTGTGAAGGGAAAAGCTTTACAGAGTTAAACAGCTGTAGATAAAGTGTCAAAGTGTGCACTAAAAGTGTTCAATAAAATAGTTGTTTAAGATTAACTGGATgtgtacaagtacagtacaactaTTTTAATTAGGATAAACGAAGCTATGCTAAATCGCACCGTAACCTCCCATCATTAACAATAATAGAATAACTAATTAGCagggattttgttttttttgttacgaGGCACCATTTTGGCATGACTGTCTTTGAACTGATCCCAGAATTTCCTTTCTAAATCTCCAGGGTGTGAGTTTTCACTGTGTCACATTGGTGGTAATGATTTAAAGGAAACCTGGGCACAGTAAAAATAGAACAGTTAACATCAGCAGTCCATAAATTCACTCAAACCAGCAGTAAAAGCAACTCGCCGTGCAAACAGGTGGTGGAGCAGCCAAAAGTGGTCCCAGTGAGCTACCGTACACTCAGACACACCGGGCTGTGGTTATTGCAGAGCCAGGGTAAGTCCCAAACAGACCACCGTCACCAATAAGGAAACCAATAGAGTGGGCATCATGGGGGGGCTTCCGTGTCGATTCCCTAATTGAAACTGATGTATTCATCTTGCTCTGTCTTCTAATGCAAACATATTTCCCTCAGAGCTAATACGTGAACTGGGACCCaacattcataaaaatacaTGCCAACTTAAATAACTTCCTCAACAACATAGACCAATATAGGGCTGCCGAGCTTTACATGTGGTGATGAGGTGCCAAACCAAACTCTTAAGATGAATGACATAAACAAACCTACAGGAAATGTATAATAAGTCATAAAAATGTGGTCATCACCATGGGTCTAGCTCTACAAGAGCGGCCGTAAGTCAGGTGCAGGTCAGTGGGTAGACAGAGAGCAAggagaggacaaggagaggtgAAGAAAAGTAAAGGAATGAGAAGCAGAATAAAGCGAGGTATAGCAGGAGATATGGAGTGGAAAATGGTGGCCAAGGGTGGACTGAGGCAGTTGGGGCTAACTCAAGAGGAGTGTCTGGCTCTCTCCCACCCGCAGCAGCTCATTCTGTTCTGGGCCAAAACACCACCTgggccaaaacaaacatgaaatgccTCCTTCCACACAGGAAATAAGTGATGAGAGAAAAGAACAGCAAACTAagagagctgaaaaaaaaaaactgccaaatgCTTCTGTGGTCAGTGTGGAATTATGTTACAGTATAGTGCATGGGGCTGGATAAAGCCAGGATAAAAATCACTAAGCATAACACGAAAATATTGAAGGAAAAACTTCTGCATTTCATGACCTCACTTTATAGATGAGTGTATAAAAATCAACTCAAAATATTATGGGTGGGGATAGAGGAATACATTATGCGTGGTAAAAACAAATTTGGGGCTTTCTGAGAAGCTACAGTCTGCTGTGGAAAACAACTATTAGTGACATGACTCCCAACTCCTCCGCGTctccattttctccataaattctttcaaactaaaacaacacaATTATAGCAGCTAGGCTGCTTTCGCCTGAAAAGGGGAAAAATGTTCCTCTCATAAAACAGATGCTGACACGGTGAAAGGTTATCTATGGCCATTTGGATGGGAAAATGTCTGAATCAATAATGTAGGGGTGGAGAATAGGCAGTGAAATTTATTGacccaaaatctgaaatgtcaATGCAATATCATATGACtgtggatttaaaaacacacaaggtttTTGTTCTTCTAATATGGGAAGAGCCAAGAGGTTTTATGCTTAAACACAGGATGCATTACAGAGTTATGGGACTACTTGATATCTAGCGTTCTGGACATTTGCACCATTAAAATCACTAAACTGTCAAGACAAACTTTTCATCTTACCAGTAGCATGCTGCACAAAATACTAACATCCTAATCTGTCTTTAAATAATCCCCCAAATTGTCACATCTGTCCTCCTGGCTGTCTCTGACAAATGTGACCTCAAGTGTGAACCCATCAAAATGAGGTGTTGTTGGTGTCAGGACACATGAACACAGCCAGAGCTCAGCAAAGAATCTCATTAACTCTTTGCAGCAGAACTCAAACAAAAATCTCATTGTGGTTGATTTGGAGTCCAGTTTCTTTAATGCTTTTTTTCACCTTCTCTCTGTGGGTGGCTTGTGCCATCTGGTAAGGGAAATCGC
The Larimichthys crocea isolate SSNF chromosome VIII, L_crocea_2.0, whole genome shotgun sequence genome window above contains:
- the thsd4 gene encoding thrombospondin type-1 domain-containing protein 4 isoform X2, which gives rise to MQGVCVWILRVSALLLLLWSDPLDCQHTTDHRKVTQRAESQQEFRAEPQQEFSVEHGEIQGSWGTWGAWSTCSRTCGNGVQEQSRPCLPIYTPSQYPSRRVGVHPQQPGHVISALQPTVPLHRDTVRSSNSSSRGVLREEKQTRPGGHRRVTHIVPGRYGYGRAPYVAPLQMDTGQGSGMAHPRRQRRSAAADAHHPTVRGHGGHRSNNLDPPNNHHRYSRPYMQSRAQQPQNNQVWAPLYQPGSANQVQQGVQTGSQTYGPQQHQERPYNPLPTSSCTGEHARYRICNINACPPPSKHIRAVQCSSYNNQPFMGRLYEWEPFNEAPAEQHCELNCRAKGFRFYVRQSDRVIDGTPCGQNETFLCVAGMCTSLGCDDYLGSGKVMDKCGVCGGDNTTCRLVSGVFKHSLTKIGYHKILEIPEGATKINVTEMVKSRNYLALRSRSGRSIINGNWAIDRPGKYEGGGTMFTYRRPNEIRSTAGESFLAEGPTNEVLDVYMIFQQPNPGVHYEYIVPFENPVSPQQPNHGTEGNTVNGQGGYDHHSNNHQENFNPAGAGRDPPRLPDNQVPVVQPPRRVREYNWKLAGATECSASCGKGFRYSIFHCVSRLNHVQVSDALCDSSSRPTPQEEACNLQPCPAFWDIGEWSECSKTCGLGMQHRQVLCRQIYANRTLNVHTSRCRDLERPEIASTCQLKICSEWQIRSEWTSCSVPCGLGQKSREVRCVSNVGDFVPDEECNMNLRPIDVENCDMGACAKSWFYTEWGNRCSAECGMGVRTRGVLCLTNHISSLPLEGCGSERPADSQVCNNGPCENRIEWFTGPWSQCSAECGPGSQQRSVVCLVKSDEGFTVMPPYECSSLDRPLSQQSCNLKACGAKWYHTDWSACSKTCEGGFRVREVRCLSDDMMSSEGCDEQLKPADKEDCNPEPCIPHIDENCRDKYFNCNVVVQARLCVYDYYKTTCCASCSRVTHRQSIHRGRS
- the thsd4 gene encoding thrombospondin type-1 domain-containing protein 4 isoform X1; the protein is MSRLKVSHFKNPATMQGVCVWILRVSALLLLLWSDPLDCQHTTDHRKVTQRAESQQEFRAEPQQEFSVEHGEIQGSWGTWGAWSTCSRTCGNGVQEQSRPCLPIYTPSQYPSRRVGVHPQQPGHVISALQPTVPLHRDTVRSSNSSSRGVLREEKQTRPGGHRRVTHIVPGRYGYGRAPYVAPLQMDTGQGSGMAHPRRQRRSAAADAHHPTVRGHGGHRSNNLDPPNNHHRYSRPYMQSRAQQPQNNQVWAPLYQPGSANQVQQGVQTGSQTYGPQQHQERPYNPLPTSSCTGEHARYRICNINACPPPSKHIRAVQCSSYNNQPFMGRLYEWEPFNEAPAEQHCELNCRAKGFRFYVRQSDRVIDGTPCGQNETFLCVAGMCTSLGCDDYLGSGKVMDKCGVCGGDNTTCRLVSGVFKHSLTKIGYHKILEIPEGATKINVTEMVKSRNYLALRSRSGRSIINGNWAIDRPGKYEGGGTMFTYRRPNEIRSTAGESFLAEGPTNEVLDVYMIFQQPNPGVHYEYIVPFENPVSPQQPNHGTEGNTVNGQGGYDHHSNNHQENFNPAGAGRDPPRLPDNQVPVVQPPRRVREYNWKLAGATECSASCGKGFRYSIFHCVSRLNHVQVSDALCDSSSRPTPQEEACNLQPCPAFWDIGEWSECSKTCGLGMQHRQVLCRQIYANRTLNVHTSRCRDLERPEIASTCQLKICSEWQIRSEWTSCSVPCGLGQKSREVRCVSNVGDFVPDEECNMNLRPIDVENCDMGACAKSWFYTEWGNRCSAECGMGVRTRGVLCLTNHISSLPLEGCGSERPADSQVCNNGPCENRIEWFTGPWSQCSAECGPGSQQRSVVCLVKSDEGFTVMPPYECSSLDRPLSQQSCNLKACGAKWYHTDWSACSKTCEGGFRVREVRCLSDDMMSSEGCDEQLKPADKEDCNPEPCIPHIDENCRDKYFNCNVVVQARLCVYDYYKTTCCASCSRVTHRQSIHRGRS